The following DNA comes from Maniola jurtina chromosome W, ilManJurt1.1, whole genome shotgun sequence.
aaataaaggTCCACCGACATTTGCAGTGGATGAATTATTAACACCTCATGGACACGAAGTATTAAGGTtgccgccttaccattgtgaccTCAACCCGATTGAGAAAATCTGGAGCCTTCTAAAAAGAAAGGTGGCGGATAAGAACGTGGCAcaagatccaaaaaaaattgtaaaattaactGAAGAGGCCTTTGAGTCTATTACGGTGGAAGATTGGACAGCTCAGTGCACGCATGTCGAACATTTAGAGGAGGAATATGTAAAAAATGATGGTCTTATGGATAAAGAGATCAACCGAATAATTATATCTACGGCTAGTGATACTGAAACAGAATCTGATTCAGTTTCCATCCACTCTTCAAACAGTGATGTTCCTATAGCCGCTGATCACAATTATTCACTAAAactctgaataaaaaattataatgcttTTCTTTACCCTATTTTCTCATCTTTTCcctgtaagtacctaggtagaaCACCgcttatataagtaaataaaaatatactttttacaTAGCAGAAATATAGGTAAATGGGCATTTTTATCAAAATGTCTACCAACCCACTCATGGGATGACCCATGCAATAAGTCCAAATAACTAACGTTATTATGACTCTGTAAGTGTtgtgttattattaaatagtttCAAAAGACTAAAGTTTCCTTTTTTACTATATTGTTAGGTGAGAAACTTaaaacaaagtaataaaattaaactcaGAAATGTGGCATTCTACGTTTCGCAGTAGGTACTGTCCCTTGTTTTCGGTAGCGGTCATGAACAAAAATCGTCGGCTTTCATTACTTTGTTTTAAGTTTCTCACCTAACAACTTAATGAAAAGAAAGCTTTAgtcattttaaactatttaataataagtagCACGACACTTACAGAGTCATAATAACGTTAGTTATTTGGATTTATTGCATGGGTCATCCCATGAGTGGGTTGGTAGACATTTTGATAAAAATGCCCAAATATAACTACTATTGACATAACAGAAATATGCATGTTTCACTAATCTGAACTATTGTTATAGTATGGGCTTAAGTAATGAAATTACAGCCTAtctaaaatgtatttatttcttaatacAATTTAAGAGCTTATATTGTTTCATCGAAGTATGCAGGAAATAGtattatttgatttaaaattacattgctaaatgtaaaataggtaatttttttgCTCATAAATGGCAACATTACGTCACGCGAGTACAGCGCTGCGTCTGGGGGACTTCTTTCATGAATAGTGGTGGGTCGTTGTCGCTTTTTTGTCGGACGAAACGCAACCGTTTTCCTGACGACGAAAACGGTTACAGAAAACGGAACCGTTCGGTTACGGAAGAACGACAACCGTTCTTTACAGCATAGGTCACTCTACTGGTGGTAGTACATTATCGACTGTATGTCATGGTCAAAAGATTCACTTTTCATTGTAAGAACTACTTAAAGAAAGAACGTGGAACGACATTCGCGACGCGCGTGTCGTTACATCAATTAACTCTCGACTGTATTTTCTTAGCCTTAAAATACAAAATCGCACCAAGTTATTCGAAGACTGGTTTGTGCAACGAAGACTGTTTTACCCAGGACGTGAATACGGTTTCACCGTCGCAGAACGGAACACTGTTCTTTAAAACGGTAGGAACTATATTTTAAGAACGAACGTGAACGTTAAGGACGACGCGACGTTTGCGACGACGTGTGTCGTTGCATCAATTCACTTTCGACTGTATTTTCTTAGCCTTAAAATACAAAATCGCACTAAGTTATTCGAAGACTGGTTTGTGCAACGAAGACTGTATGACTGACCCAGGACGTGAAAACTAGCGATGGGTCGTCGACGCATTTTCCGTAAACGAGACTAGACCGTTCATGGACGTTCATCGACTAGTCGAGCAACTAGTTCAATTCGTCGACTAGTCGACGCTGCGACGTGACGTTTTCATCGAGTTCAAATTGAATGGTATGTTGATTTCTACGAATTCGCTCGCAAGaaactatttaataaattaccGCCTTTACTTCGTTGCTAAGGTTCAAATTCTCTTGAAGTTAAAACGTCCATTGTTCATTACGTTGACATGGCAAATCGTCCATCAATCACACATTTTAAATGAACTCAATGACTTAGATAACATGGTTCAAATTTGTTTGATTTAACAAATAAACTGTATTAACCGACTAAGACTATGTGTGACGCTGACGTTGCGTCCGTTTACCCGTCTAATAATTCGACTAGATAACGCATGGACGGAGGACCGTCGAATCGTCGATGAGTCTTTAACCGTCTATTGGACAGTTTGGACTAGTCCGTTCATTCAACGCCCATCCCTAGTGAAAACGGTTTCACGATTCGTGGTCTGTGTTCACCGTCGCAGAAGTCAGAACAGAAAACACTTGAAAACAGTCTTTAGGTATAAACGGTTCGTCGTCGCAACGCCCACCACTAAAATGgactctagtttataatatattttagttggaGTGGAAGAGCATTTAATCAAATTCAAACCATCGCCAaattttacaacatgaaaaaaatcataatgtcTCGTTTAGAGACCACCACTTCGGGAACTCGTGTACCACCAGTGGCGCTAAGTGCCCCGGATCCACCGCCACCtccaaat
Coding sequences within:
- the LOC123879840 gene encoding uncharacterized protein LOC123879840; the encoded protein is MFVSESSGSRWIIAHAGTKDGFINGALLMFKSQSKSSDYHDDMNSANFLKWMTEKLIPNLPERSLVVMDNAPYHCTQLNKAPSMSNIKSSMQEWLRQKGIYFEDTWRKAVLFELIKQNKGPPTFAVDELLTPHGHEVLRLPPYHCDLNPIEKIWSLLKRKVADKNVAQDPKKIVKLTEEAFESITVEDWTAQCTHVEHLEEEYVKNDGLMDKEINRIIISTASDTETESDSVSIHSSNSDVPIAADHNYSLKL